From the genome of Mya arenaria isolate MELC-2E11 chromosome 5, ASM2691426v1:
CGCAAGGCCCTGGTGGTGCTTCTAAAAAAATCTCTGCTGAATTCGTGTGTGACGAGGATGGTTGgttgtattaaattattatgtcGACGCTCCGTATGACTGGATTTAATATATCATgataagaaaaaatatgtatgtgaagACGATGTGTATTTCATAAGTCTGAATAGTGTTTATTCTGTTTTGTTTAGTATATATTTCAGTTTCGTGTGTTTAATACACAAATCAATTGGACTAGATAAATGCTTCAATACGCATATTTTCAGCCGTCTGGTTAGTCGTTCGGGAGGTTGTACCCGGTAAAGTGATGAAGGGGTGCGCCTTCCGTTGGTCACAGGCGGTGTGGCGGCACATCCTGAGTGGGGGGGCCAAGTCACATCCGCTGCGCATTTGTTAAGCTGGCAGAGAAGGCGAGGACGGGAGCCCGTTTTCAGACAGGTCGTCCGTACCAACAACGATCTTGAAGGtttgtaatgcattttttttattgaatttacaCATTGTCTCTTCTTATTATTAATCAAgttaatactattttaaatatgattttaaagtaGACAAAAAGATCGAAAACAAAGTTAGCACACTTTTATATCGGAATATATGTTCATTATTTACAGGGTGGCTTAGCCGTCTGAGCCGAACTGGTCAGAGGATCTCAAGGGATAGGGCCAGCCAACGCCCGTTGTCTGCGAAAAGACATGATCATTATTAGACCAGTGTATGGACGGGGACCTCAAGACATCTGTGTGTCTGGAGGAGATCGGGGATGTCTATCGTCGGAGGTGAACTGGTGTTATTCCATTCTTCAATCTGCACACGTTCCTGACAACGCGGTGCTGAGGGGTTATGTTTGAGTCTTTCGGCGCTTGACTATACCGTGTCAGCTTAAATAACgtacacattgtttttttatacctTTCAAATACATTTAGTGTTTACTCACGCCAGTAACACGACGATACACAACAATggttaaataattaaacaatttacagtCATTTTCTGACAAAGTAGAACGGCATTAAACAGTGTTGTGACAACGACAAGATGTATGACTGATATATGTATTCCCACTATCTAAGATTACTTTATTATTCTTATACAAACACATACTTAGATAATGTAAAAGCAACTTTTCCcgtaaatgtttaatatttacacaTGCAAGACTGTCAATTATAAGCGGAAGGTCTAGTAATAAGTTCAGTCACTCAAtataatgttcaatattttcacaTGCAAGACTGCCAATTGTAAGCGGCAAGTCTAGTTAATAGTTCAGTACCTCAAtataatgttcaatattttcacaTGCAAGACTGCCAATTATAAGCGGCAAGTCTAGTAATAAGTTCAGTTACTCAATATAATGTTCAATACTTTCACATGCACGTATccacaaacataacataacgCTAATAACATATACCACATGACGCGGATGtcacaatataataatataacaaatgccgctgacaatataaacaacatgacgctgacaacatataacacatgacacggacaacataataatacatgacGCTGCCAATATAATACACTTGACACGGACAACAAATAGCCCATTACAACAAGAAGAAATAACATATGACATGGACACTAAATAACACACAACACACGACGCTGACAACATATGTCACATGCCGCTAAAAACATATAACACGACATTGACAACAAATAACACAAGACATAgacaatatataacacataaCACATGACTCTGACAACATATGCCACATGCCGCtaaaaacatataacacataacTCAAAGCCCAACTGGCTGGCCCTTAACTAAGAggggtgacactataataaacaaacactttacttttaCTTTACATAACGGTGACAATATATCCCACATGACGTGGACAATATAGTAAATTGTGATGTAAATAATGTAACATATGACGCtgacaacatataacacatgcGGCTGACATAGGGCACAttgggatattatgataggacgcttttctggtgacctgtattaCGTCTGAACActtcttttacaaataacaaacacctTTGCCGGGGCAGGACATGCGATTTATTGCTTGAAACAGCGTGAGCAGTTCACTGGTATAGTACGTACAACATcgttacaataatatacatctGATCAAATCGTTTTCTACGAAATATTTGCGTACAATTACAGCGTTCTGTTAAACAACAAACTATATGAAAAGATATCATGGGTCAGATTAAAAACCAGAGATAAACTTCGCCCCAACAATAGAGTGTAAAATGCTCTGGAAAACTGTTCCCACTATATCTTAAGACTTGCGAAATAATATACTtaacataccacatacaatatGCGAGTATTATTGTGTCATGCTTTAAGACAACATTGCCATATATCTGTACATTTCTCTTACAAAATCATAtctaatattgtaaaacaacataaaatttgaACCTGATTGCCTGAAAAGTTGACCGTTCAGATCGCTGTCGAGCATAGAACTAATCGCCACGACCATTATCCCGCCTAAACCGCCGACCAATAGCCATTGGTCACCTGACTTTTACACCCGATTAAACCGCGCACTAATATTTGCGCGCcaaaatgttaagacaaaagTTCTGCGCTATACTACGTAACGCACAGAACTAGTAAGTCTGAACActtcttttacaaataacaaacacctTTGCCGGGGCAGGACATGCGATAGAATTTACAAATGTTAGTGAAGTCGGCAATCAAATTCAAATCGTGAAACATTCataatttaagttgttttgtgatgaaCAATTTTTTCTCTAGACAATCATCAACATAGCCGTCTTTGGCCGTATCTGTCTTCCATCGACCGTGTCTCTTTAAACACCGGTCTGAAACTCCGTCAGCATTTGCTGCTACAGTAGCTCCACTTGCTCTTAAAGAATGAGTCCCCAAGTTTAATGTTGGAGCGACTAATTGTAACTTTGAAACTATGCATTCTCTAGCGCGGGTATAActgatatttttgttcttttttaacaaaaaacattttttgcctGATCTGCATGCTGGcctgaataaaaacatatctgaACCGATTACTAGCCCGGCGCATTTCATGTAACGCTCCAACATAAAAACTGGACAAGCCGATGTCGAACCCTTTGCAATTAAAACCTCTTTTCCCCCACGATAAATGTCTGTTTTGCTCTTCTTTATGTTAATAACTAAGTGTTCACTTTCAAATTTAACGTCATTACAAGTCAGTGTACTAAACTCATCAAAACGTAAAAATCCAGCATAAGAGAGAAGAATCATTGCGAGATCCTGTAGAACTATCACATCCGTTGATCCAATAAACATGTCACAAAGCTTTATCAAATGCTCAGAATTTACAACGTCTTTTTTCTTAATGGGTTTTGAGTTTAAACGCTTTGCACATTCAAGCATTGATTTTACTACACTATTCTCGGTTGGAtctgtaaaatcatttacaGAGTGGTACCACTTGATGGCATAAAACACTGCCGAAATAACACTGGCAGATTTGTTATTGTCTATCAATGATGATAAATACATTGCAATATGAATGGAATGCGCTGGTCTATATTCGAATCCTTTCTCTATACAAAAGTCTATAAATCCCTTTGCTTGGTGGTGATATTTCAAAACGGTGTTGTCCGCCCTAGCAGCTAAAAGGTGGCTTGCCATTCTGTCGACCACATGTTCAGAATTGTCAATAATCGCCCCGGCTTCCTCGAACTTTCGTTTTAGCGTTTGTCTCAAGCCAATACCTGCAATACGTATATATCATGATACAACATGTACGTGTTCCGTATTCGCTTATGATTTAGATACGCGTACGTCAGTCTGTACCTGTAAAACCGTAATCATGACGTTTCTTCTAAACGTCAAGCATATCACAATTTAGCGCCAATAATCTGAAACTCAAAGGATCGTGCATAAATATCCCGTTTTTCCCTTTTCCCTGTAAGACTGCGCCTGTAAGGGGAAATTCATAAACatcttttacaaaacttttaaaaccaTGTTTCCCAATAGTGAGTAACGGCCAAAATGGAGCCGATATCCACCTAGGAACAACCATTGTTCCTCTGCATTTTTCAGCAACCatcttgtttaaacattcaaCGATACGATTCGGCGGTGGAACAATCCAATTCATCTCTCCTACCCAGCTTTGCGTAAAGCAATCTATGGCTTCCGTACCTGGTACCCACCACCTTGAATTGAAACGATcacatttattgttataatgtgACGCAAATCTATCAACTGTAAATGGTCCCCATTTTGTGtctaaaattttaaaatcattatcaCTTATTGACCAATCATCTGAATCTAAGCATCTGCTTAAATGATCAGCTTCTGCGTTATCCTTCCTCGGAATCCATTCTACAAACAAAATGATGTGGTTAACATCGCATATACGATGAATATCAAGACATAATTCGTGTAAATCGTCTTTATTGCTTCCTGAAATCAGAATGTactttacatttttgttatctGTGTAAACCAGAACATTTTTACCCACAAAATTGTGCAGATTACTAAGCATAATTCGGCGTACAGCTTCCAATTCCCGCCAGGTAGAACTTTTTACCTTCTCTGCATCAGACCAAGTTCCGTGTACTTTTGAATTTTCTGCTACGTCAGGAACTTTAATGTGTGTATTCATTTGCGATAAATCTAAACATTTAGACTCACATTCGGGAGCCTCGAATATGGGAACATGTCTTTGAGACGGAAACCGTCTCTCGCTAACATAGCGAACATACTCACTTCCGGGAGCATACCTCTGAGACTCGACCGGCCTCGCGCTATCTGAGCGCACCTGCCCACTTCCGGGAGCATATCTCTGAGACTCAACCGATCTCGCGCTATCTGAGCGCACCTGCCCACTTCCGGGAGCATACCTCTGAGACTCAACCGGTCTCGCGCTTTCTGAGCGCACCTGCCCATTTCCTGGGGCTATGTTCGAATAAACTAAGCAATTATTCTGAAAATACCTCTTTTCCGAGAGCAAACCATCGCAAACCCAGTCTGTGCGTGAGCTGCAATCCGTTTCGTCATCTGATGACGTCACTACCACATCAACTAGTAAACCTGAGGTACGATTACCATCATGATAGAAATCTACCCGTGAACCCTTACCAGAAACTACTTCACTAATCACGAATCCGCCGTAGCCCAAACTGCTTGCGTCTGACCAAAGACTAAACTCAGTGGTTTTGTCATATACCAAAGACTTGCCTTCTATGTTTAATCGTCTTACATTTTCCCGCCAAAACGTCAATTCATTTATGGCGTTTTCGTTTACCTTGACTGGAGCATTCCAACTAGCTCTACTATCAATACAACGATACAAATATCTGGTCATTCTACAAACGATCTTACCAAGCACACTTTGTAATGAAACAATTTGGCCAACGATACCTGCTAAAAAACGCACTCTGACCAGATCCAGCTTATCGCATGCGAGCTGAAACTTTATAGAGTCTATCGCTATTTCTAGCCTATCTATCCGTTCACAAGAAATGAAAATTCTATTTGATTCATAGTCTAGCGTGTGACCTAACCAGTTACCGATGCGTTTCGGGTACCAACTGCATTTGTCTTCTgccaacaaaaaaacaaattcccTTACTGACTGGTGAATGAATGAACTTGCTAACAATGCTTTTGTTCGGTGAATGTGGCCGCCTATGCCGTCATCAAGGAACATAATAATCTTGTGACCTAGAGATCTCCAATATTTGACCAACACCCTTAAagttttactaaaaataaaccCAGCGGTGGAAATACCGAATGGCAAAGATTTATATACATACCATTTATCCTCCCAACAAAATCCGAGATATATACAATGATCTGGGAAAATATCGATATGGTGATAGGcgctttttaaatcaaatgtgaatatgtatgtgcctttttcaaataatgtttctGCAACTTTAATGTCCTCGTATTTCATTCGAAACAgatgcaaacatttattaatgtgTCTACAGTCTAAGACGAGTCTAGGCTTACCATTTCTATTATACGCTACTGTAAGAGGATTCACTATATGAGGTTTCTCCTTAACCTCTGAAACGACACCCTTTCTAACCAGGGAAGCAATTTCTCCCTCTACAAAACTGGGATTAGCCCTTGCAGACTTATTATTTCTCATCTCGATTCTCTCTGGAATCACCTTAAATGGTAACTTATAACCATTGGCAACCACATCTAAAATGTATTGATTGTCGGACGTTTCCGACCACTTACTTAGGTGTTTCTTTAAACTACCGACTGGAGTTACGTCATTTATGCTAGGTTCCACCCTATCTTCTTTTAAAGGGTTGATGTCTATAGAAGGACTTACTTGCCTCTCCACTTCCGCTTGAGTAGGTTCCGGATGATTCGTACCTGAATCTTTTACGTCAGTAACCAAGCAATTCATAAAACTACTTATCTTGTTATTCTGCTGGCTTGTGTTCTGCGGGCACTCCATTTTCCAATGGCCAGATTTCCCACACATGAAACACAATCCGGGACGCTGCCTGCTCGTCTGTGCGATGTGCAACGCCTGTTGTAATCCCGGCTGCTGTTCCGGTCGGCGATACGGCCAGTTCTTACGCGGCCGCTTCTTGTCCGACTTGGCCTTCCTACTGGCTCGAGCTTCGGCCTTGTATATGCGCTTCTCGTCATCGCTGTCGTCTGCAATGGGATTGGCCTCGTACTCCGAAACAACACGCCAACCCAACTCGGACGTGTCGGCCAAAAGCACCAGTTTCTGGCGGTGTTTCAGCAATTCAGTAGCTTGAACAATAGCCTCGTGTGCGGCGGTTAAATTTTGCGCCTGTACGTGCGACCCTGCCGTTTCAATTTTCTCTAATACCCTAGAATTAATCTTGTACTGCTCCTCGTTACTTTTCCTTTTAAATTTAGGAATGTCAAGTAAAGACGAGGGTTTATCACTTATCTTAGATATCATCCCGCTGATGCTTCCGAGTAACTCCTGGTTGTTTGTCCTCATCACTTCCATGATTTTTTGTTCAATCCTTTTGTCCATAACATCTGACATTTCGGACGTCGCCATGTTTCAAGCAAAAGTTGACCGTTCAGATCGCTGTCGAGCATAGAACTAATCGCCACGACCATTATCCCGCCTAAACCGCCGACCAATAGCCATTGGTCACCTGACTTTTACACCCGATTAAACCGCGCACTAATATTTGCGCGCcaaaatgttaagacaaaagTTCTGCGCTATACTACGTAACGCACAGAACTAGTAAGTCTAGTTCGGtatgtaaacacgtatccgtaGAGACCGCAGGTCGAGACGGATACATTATgactcaccgaacgagacgtgatgcacCGCAATCTGTCAAATGCGggtatgaattcgaatgtgttacgtagttttgtgtaatgaagtcaagCGAGGCTACTAAAGCGAAACGAAGTAAGAAGTTACAGAACTAACTTTATTGAGCGAAATCAGGacaatatatgttatgtttaagcaaaattaactaattactaatacgattttaaatgtcacagcataaaaaaaacaaaaaacggtacttattttacaagaataaactaatcgtcatttcctgtagacgtaacgcggccatttttaacaaagtaaatattcgtgggatATTTTGACGATCTTACTATtcagaattgagggaagttcgtgagtcaatcgctatttctatcgacgacgcgaattcgccttcttctttgtattggcgagctgttcatatttttatgataataagcatggataatgcaacaatttatgaactttgaaatagcaaacaaaaagtttaaagaagTAGCTGTCATgatagattggaagtgttctctgcttcgtgcttatcctcatggttttttgaagaacatgataatcatgttcctgaatattacATGCTTCTGGAGGGTGAGTAAAGTTaagttattttatgtattttatataaaagttgaCAAGCTTTACCAATTTTGTTTTGGTTACGCTATTTCAGCAACGGGAAAGTAATtccgagattacacacggtactcgcatgatacggaatcagaaaacaacagtatggtgatacggaTTTTGCAATGCGGCGTGctttattttcactgttggatatggaaaaggaatttgataggcaaataataaattacaataatatacCTCATGACGATGACAACATTTACCACATGACGTggacaatataataatataacacatGGCGGtgaaaacatataacacatgacattgacaacatataacacatgcAGATGACTACATATACCACATGACGCtgacaacatataacacatgacgtTGACAACATATAGCACATGACGCtgacaacatataacacatgacattgacaacatataacacatgcCGTTGACAACATATAGGACATGACGCTGACAACATATACCACATGCCGTtgacaacatataacatatgacgctgacaacatataacacatgacattgacaacatataacacatgcCGTTGACAACATATAGGACATGACGGTGACAACCGATAACACATGCCGTtgacaacatataacacatgacgctgacaacatataacacatgacgctGACAACATATATCACATGCCGCTGACAACATACAACACATGACGCtgacaacatataacacatgacgctGACAACGTATAACACATGCAGATGACTTCATATACCACATGACGCtgacaacatataacacatgacgctGACAACGTATAACACATGCCGCtgacaacatataacacatgacactgacaacatatacaacatatacacaTGCCGCTGGCAACATATAACACATGCCGCtgacaacatataacacatgacactGACAACACATAGCACATGAGGCATATATGGTGGGGTGACTTTCAGCTCAAAAGGCCACTATTAAAAGGGGTAACCCGGACCCCCCTTTGctacatttcatgttatataccaAAATGACCGGGAAGGTCTGACGTTTATCACACTGCCGGCATAAATTGGCATAAATGGCGGCGAGCCGAGAAAATCAAAGATGGCCGACAAAGATTGGCGCCAAAatcaaatttgcatttttttgccTTGTCAATCGACCTTTTCATCtcgttttaacattatatttcaccTAAACTGTAAGAATGATCACAGTTTATGCTTTTTAGTGATGACATAGGGGGGAAAAGgggaaaatataacttttatacaaaaaaatatataaaaaaatgcccaAATTTTGCAAGGGAGTGTGGAATTCTAACATATATCTTTTGAATAATTGCATCCAGTAACCTTTTCTTGTATTAtaagataactttaaatacttatacataaataaatatgtttttatatgagtttAAACCAATTTTTATCCAACCAAAAGCTGCTTCAGGTGGGTGAGGTAAATCGAAGCGGTTCTGAAAACCGGACCAAAACTTGAGAATTTTCTTAAAGTTCCATTGTGAGGAAAAAAACTGCTTGGTTGCATGCAACTGACACCAGCAATTATGTTGTATCAAAGCATGATTATCAGGGTAAAAGCATAAATTTGCATAAACAGTGGCGAGCTAAAATTATCCAAGATGACTGACCTTTAGGTTGGATTCCCGGCAACATGGACAAttttcatgattatatttataatagtattAAAAAGTGTATAAGTAGATGAAAGTttattaatgaacaaataacaaaatagtgatatttaaacaagtatatcatttttcaaaatgaattaactTCATTAAATCAATAATGGATAACATAATGACTTCCAAGATGGTTGCTAATATTTGATATCTTTGACAAAATAACAGTAGGCACATACAAATAATTTTTACCATTTTGCATATGAGTATATACAAGTGCATCTTAATAACACTTCTGGGaactaataaaatcataaagcTAATTTAGCAATCTTCTAACTCAACATCTGCAAGTTCAGTAAACAAGTTCTGACATGAACTTGTGTTTGTCAAGCATCCCTTACAATCATATGCTTCGGTACAAGGTTGCTCATttgaaca
Proteins encoded in this window:
- the LOC128235632 gene encoding uncharacterized protein LOC128235632 yields the protein MATSEMSDVMDKRIEQKIMEVMRTNNQELLGSISGMISKISDKPSSLLDIPKFKRKSNEEQYKINSRVLEKIETAGSHVQAQNLTAAHEAIVQATELLKHRQKLVLLADTSELGWRVVSEYEANPIADDSDDEKRIYKAEARASRKAKSDKKRPRKNWPYRRPEQQPGLQQALHIAQTSRQRPGLCFMCGKSGHWKMECPQNTSQQNNKISSFMNCLVTDVKDSGTNHPEPTQAEVERQVSPSIDINPLKEDRVEPSINDVTPVGSLKKHLSKWSETSDNQYILDVVANGYKLPFKVIPERIEMRNNKSARANPSFVEGEIASLVRKGVVSEVKEKPHIVNPLTVAYNRNGLLVDVVVTSSDDETDCSSRTDWVCDGLLSEKRYFQNNCLVYSNIAPGNGQVRSESARPVESQRYAPGSGQVRSDSARSVESQRYAPGSGQVRSDSARPVESQRYAPGSEYVRYVSERRFPSQRHVPIFEAPECIGLRQTLKRKFEEAGAIIDNSEHVVDRMASHLLAARADNTVLKYHHQAKGFIDFCIEKGFEYRPAHSIHIAMYLSSLIDNNKSASVISAVFYAIKWYHSTTGVGWPYPLRSSDQFGSDG